AACAGATAATAACAGTGCAGAGATACTCCGAACACCTGTTTGGTGTTGAGTCAGATGAAGCTCCACGCTGTATGGTACACGCAAGTCCCGAGGCGTTTTGTCAACACACCAGAAAGGCAAATATCCCGGGGGTATCGCATTTCCCAGGGCGTTTTTTTGCAGTGCTGACCGTCCATTTTAATGTGGTgccatcttctttctttcgcCCCCAAGGCACAGGATCTTCACAAGAAATGCCAACGTTGGCATCGAGGACTTGCCCACTGAGGGGCCTGAAATCACCATCAGGAGGCAATGTGAAAGCCCAGTCAATGATGGTTTTTTCTTCAGGTTCCCCCAGCGATGTTTCCTACGTCTCTCAGGGTCAACATCGGCATAGAAAGCAATGAATTCGATGTAAACACCATCTGAAAAAAGAATGAGCTTGTTCGATGTCATTCCATACTCATGAGTTCCGCCAGGCGTCAGGTTGAACAGACGTTGGGCGCGATTGTCTAAGTCCGAGAGGATGTCATGAGACACAAGTATGACAATGTGGTCGAAAATCGGAGGGACGAACTCGGTCGGACAAGACGTGCGATGAATTTCCCTATATACTAGTTAGATTGTGACTAGTTCGCGCGACACAACTTTTCTCATAGTACCAGAGCGAGATCTGACAGATTCGATCAGCCTCACAGGAGAAGATTCGAAGCTCTCGGAACCTACTTGTCCGAGTACAAAGTACAGAATGTGTGTACTTGGAGGGCGCCGGCCGCGGGTCCCACGTATGGATAATTTCTGAACCAGTCAGCCGTCGCGTAGAGGAGCAAATCGCCCCTCTCTCTCACGTTATGACCCAGCATCAAAGCCCCAGAAACAGACCCAGCTTGTAAATGAGGTATATAGTAGTAGTATGTGGGTTAGAACGGTCTTGCTGGGTAGAGAGAATACACAAGCCAGCAGAAGGCCTGCAAAGAAATTGGATTTTCTTTTGAGCTTTCTATCTCACCAAGCTGTCAATCCATTGCAATGCTCCCCCTCGTGCGCGCAATCGAGTCGATCTCTGGCAGTGCGTCCGCAACGTTGACGACTGCTTCGACGGGCCTGTTGCACATCTCTGGACAGCCACGCTCTCCCGTGTCGGGGGAGGTTCCCGCACACCACGACTCCCAAGTTCTTCTCTTGCTCTTGAACCTCCACCAGGCCCTGTTAGCAGTCGGTGGCTCTATTGCTGGCATCACTCGCCTGACCCTCTACATCGTCAACTATAACCCccagcaacaccaacaaGCCCGTCACGTCCAGCGTTTCCTGCGCTCCCACAACCCCATCATCACCTCGTTCCTGTCCCTCAACTCGCAGAGCCTGAATGGCGATTCCTCGTCGACGCTGAAGCTGTCATCTCCCCTGCCGTTTCGCGGTCAGTGCCCACCGGCGAACAGGAGGCATGGGATGTCATTATCCTCGGCGCTGGTCTGTCCGGTCTCACGGCGGCTGATCAACTCATACACTTACGGATACTTCACGAAAGCAATGCTGGTTTTCAAAGCCCTTTTGGGTTGAGAAGGGCTTCTGCGGACTTGTTCAGTCTTTCAGAGGTCCTGCCTCTATTATTCGAGACTGCAGCTCCCCCGAGGATGGCGGCTGGGTCCTGACATGCTTCCTATGTGGTGATACGGGCCGGAAGTGGTCGCAGCAGGACGACAAGACCCGGACGGAAGTTCTGTTAAAGCAACTGGACCAGCTGTACAGCGACAAGGACCGCGTGCGCAGCGAGTACGTGGCCACTGCCTGGCATGACTGGACTGCAGAGCAGTACTCTGGCTTTGGCTGCCCTGCCCCTCCCTGCCCCCCAAGTTTTGTCTGCTGCGGGAGATGTCCTCCGCGAGCCCTTCTGGAACCTTGAATTTTCCGgcactgaaacttctgtcgAGTGAAAGGGTTTCAAGGAAGGTGCGGTGCGTAGCGGCGAGATGGTCGCGACAGACGTTTCGAAGCAGTTGGTTTGAACTCCAGTTTAGACTGCACATATTGCCTGTATTTCAAAAAGTGCATCTTCTTTCATAAAAGGACTGATTTCATCGGCATGAACAATTCCAAATTTGGTGTTTTCGATTCTCGATATAAATAAGCCGCCCTAATCCGTGTTGGGTTCCTCTAGATTCAGCGTCCAATGAGTCGAATTCTCGGTCGGGATCTTCTGCGTGGTAGCTCCAATTACGTCTCAGTAGAAAGCTCTTCTATTGTATTCAAGTCGGGCAAGTACAGAGGCATATAAACCAATTTGACTCCCGCGTCGACACACATCTTGGACCTAGCCATTTTTCCATAACGCCTATTACTATGTCCAGCGATTCGGAAGGACCAGAAACAACCCAGCAGTGAGCTTCAATTAAGGGCTTAATGCTATCTCGTTGCTGGAAGCATCTTCAGAACCCGCTTCATGAGGCTTTCCTCGAACTGTTCTACGCCATTCTGCTGCTCGTGGGGCTTTCCGGCTTTCATAACATACACTGTCCGTCTTCTATCCTGCAATTTCTCTTGCCCATCATCGACGCCTTCGAAATCATCGTCCAGGCTGTTCTCCTCATCTCTCTTCCCTTCAACCACAGACCGAACGAGGAAACGGTCATGCGATATCAACAGGATTGCGCCGTTAAACGAGGAGAGCGCTGATGCGAGTGCCGCCACTGTGTGGAAATCCAAATGGGTTGTGATTTCATCCAGGATGAGCAGGTGTGGAGAGTTCCATACGACCTTGGCCAAGGCCAAGCGGACCTGATAGTTTCATCAGTGCTGTATAGAATAGAAATGGGTGGAGAGTAATTACCAGCTGTCCGCCTGATAGCCGGGACACCGGTACATCAGAAACAATCCGGCCCTGAAGGCCCATAGATGAGAGCAGACCTCTGATCTCTCCCTCCTTGAACGCTCCGCCAACCTCTTTTGTCATTAGCCCCAATGCAGTTAGACCAGGGTCAGCTTGGCCCTGTTCCTGGAGCTCGTCAATCGAATGCTGTGCGTAGTAGCCGAGTTTGAGTCTCGAATGGGTCGTTAATTTCCCCTTCGTCGGCAAAATACTACCTGCCAAGAGACGGACAAGTGTCGATTTCCCAGAGCCATTAAGACCCATGATACCGACGCGGTCACCCATGTGCATCACAAAATCAATACCATTCAGAACAGGGGCCTCGTTAGACTTATATCGGAAGACAATCCCTTCTAGAGATATCAGCGGACCCGGGAAACGTAGTTCACCGGCATCGGGGAGCCTCATCGACGCGCCTCGTTCGTCTGTTGGGACCTCAATTTCGGCACGGGCATTCAAGTGCCAACCTACAAGGTCTCTATTCAACTTGAATCGTCCTCCATTATGGCTCACTTGAATTCCCATCCAATCGTCCACTTTCTTCTGGCGGGATTTGGCCTGTCGCAACTTATTATCGTCGTTTGTCTTCTTGCCGACTTTGATATTCTCACGAATGGTTGCTTCCATGTGAGCGGCCTGGCGCTCTTGTGCTTCCTTCATGCGTCCCCAGTAGAGCTTTTGTTCCTCGAAATCTTTCTCGTATGCAGACAGGTTGCCGCGGAAGTAAGTGAGCTTCTGGTCTCTGAGAATCATGATCTCTTCGCAGACTGCGTTGATAAAGTCTCTGTCGTGGGAGACGAGGACCACAGTCGTTTCCGACGAGTCGCGtagctgttgaagataattCTGAAGCCAGACGACGCCCAGAAGATCCAAGAAGTTGGTGGGCTCGTCAAGAATCATAACGTCGGGATTCTGTATCAGGACACTTGCCAACATGCAACGCATGCGCCAGCCACCAGATAGATCCGAGAATGGCTTTGTAAACCAAACTTCCTTGAACCCTAACCCAATAAGAATCTGGCGGGCTTGCTGTTCAATGTCGACCAGTTTCATCTGCCCCAATGTATTAGATACCAGTTCGTCATGTCAAGAATCGAACGTACGACTTCGAATTGAGATTGGAGATCTTGCAGTGTATCCAGCGCAGACTGTGTATCTGCCTTGATTGCATCGGCGTCGATTTCCTCTTTTACCTGCTCCATTCTAAAAGAGTCAAAAATTGTCTTCAATGTACTGACCGAGGGACTCACAGCTTCCTCGCGGCTTGAACCTTCCCTTCGACAGCCTTCAGATCCTTGCGCGCCTGTAGTCCTCTTGCTCCACTCTTCAGGCTTGCATTCTTCTGGGCCAGGAATAGCTGACTCTCGAGTTGCTCGTGACGAACCGTGCGAATTGCGCGGACCGGTTGGGATGGGTCATCGCTGTCGAAACTTTTGGATAAGTCTTGGGAACGGGATATAATTAGCGTGGCTATGATAAAATGAGACTGAGACTTACACTCCATCTTCCGTACCACTTCATTCCTAGAAGTATCACTCCCCATCACTCGTTCCAGCACAGTCGCATGCTGATTACCGCTTCCCGGATCCAGGTTGCCATTAGTATCGGCATCTGTCTGTTGTAGAATAGCAATCCGAGTCGCATGAGGTATACCCGGGACGAGCTTGTCCGCCATGGCCCGTAGAAGAGCTAATCCGTCAGCCATGAAACAACACTCAACCTGTAGGGCCTCTCTTACTTGATTTCCCGGTGCCATTTCGCCCAAGGAAGCCATAATGAATGCCCGGTTTCAAACGCAAATGAGCATCCACGACCAGCTCCCTGGCTTCAGCTTTGGCTTTCGATTTACCCTTGGGCTTGGATGGTTTGGATGAAGTATCTGTTGAGGTATCGTTAGTGTCTGGGGTGGCCACTACCGAGACATTGAGTCCGTCCACGTCTATCTAAGAGCCAATGGGTTAGCAGAGCAAGGGGAAAAGGAGGCCAACTGGCTTACTTCCTGCGAAGGGTTGTTATCGAGAAGATGGAAACGTGTTTGCTTGCAGGTTGCAATGATAGACGGGGCCATGGGAACAATTGATGCCAATTAGATACCAACTAGATGGTTCAATTGATTCCTCTCGTTAAGTAATAGAGGAGTGTGTGTATGGTCAAGAAATCTAAAACTTATATAACCAGCACCTTGCATCCGAGGATCACCTCAGGGAAAATAACAACCTCAGAAATAACCGATGTCCACAACAAAGTCATAGCACAAATAGCGAGGTATAGGGCCACCGTCAAGGTTGAGACGACGTCCTTGGCATTTGTCGGGGTCCAAAAAGGGAAATGCGGGCTTATCCGAATTTTTGTGCATGTTATGCAGCGGATAATGTGACTCGGTGTGAGTCAAGGTGCCCATGATATTTCTGATGAAGGCGAATCTGATATTCTATTCTCTGGGTACTTCGTTTAGAGTTCCATGGTTATGTTGGGCGTCATTCAATAGATGTCATTTCATAGATCTCTTGGCATATGTCAAGAACCAAACATCACCATTTAACCAATGGCATGGCATCACTTCACAAGTTTCAATTGTAGAAAGAAGCTCAAGCTCGAGAATACAGTTCGTTTCACATCACCATGCGCTCATTTCCCCGCATATAGCATAGATCATATCTGATGACAGAGACGCCACCGGCTTGGACACGAAGTATAAAAGCAAGTCAATTCAATCTGAACATCAGACAAGATCAAATATCCTTAAACATTATTTATTATATTCTTCTATGTACCACTACACGATGTCCTCAAATCGGAATCCTAACACTAGCAACTTCGCCTTCCCGCCCCACGACCAGGCCCAAAAGATGGCCCAAAATGGTGGCCAGCAGAGTAGCCAGGGGATATTTGGAAAAATGGACCCGACCAAGCAGGTATGCTTTTTCTGTTCCGTGTAGCAAGCGGAACAGGCTAACAGTATTCAGCAGAATATGCCCTCCAAGAGTGGTCTGTCTGGAGGCGGGTTCACGGCTAATAGCCAGACGGCGCAGGATAGTCAACGACGGGGTTCGAGACAGGCGTATATGTTTGATGAGTCGGAGATGCCGGAAGATTGAGCGTTATTGCATGGCTTGATATGAAATTTATGATCTTGGATATGATGGAGGAACATTTGTAAGTAACCTCCATGGGGGCTGAATACCCGAACAACTGCAGTCGAGAGCAATTTATGTAATAGTCATGAGGTCTCAAGTCAAGTTCACCATATATGACATAGCTAAGCAAGAAATCAAACAAGTATTGTCTCCATATCTGTCAATAACAACCCAAAGAGAGCCCGGCGCACAGCATGTGCAAGCAGGAGAGTGGGTGTATAGACTTTTGTGGTAGATGCAGGATGGGGGTAAGGACTTCTTCAGGAGGGGAGGGTCGTATCGAAGACCAGTATGAAAGGTTTAATGACACCGATTACCCTTGGATTTGCGCTTATAGTTTGAAGGAGTGGTTCATCCTTGATTTCATTCTATTATCACAATTCACAATCCTACTGCAATCACCGCATGTCTGTTCGGTGGAGTTTGGCACTCTTTAGTAAGGACTAGGAGCACAGGGACATAAAATCTGGCGTTTATTCTGTATAAAGCCTGGGACAATTCAGAAGCCATTGTTTTTCCATGTCTATAAGTAGACCTGGACATTGtccttgggtatacccaactTTTTACTAATTATAGAAATCCCCGTGACTTGCATATTTATTCAACCGTAGCGGTTTAGATGTGAAGATCATTCGTTTTATCTACTAGCtaccgagcccgtgacatcTCATGACTCCTCGAACTCCCCACAACAAGCATTCTCACGCGCTTCCTCTGTTTCGTACCCCTAGACCGTGCAGGCGATGGCGAAGGCAGTCAAGCCAGGAACGTCCCTCAGCACCTATCTCCCGCCATCAATCACTATCACGCAGCCGCCGCGAAGGATCCAGCAATGTCTGTCCCTCTACTAATCTAAACTTCATGGA
This Aspergillus chevalieri M1 DNA, chromosome 3, nearly complete sequence DNA region includes the following protein-coding sequences:
- a CDS encoding uncharacterized protein (COG:Q;~EggNog:ENOG410Q2NF;~InterPro:IPR035959); this encodes MLPLVRAIESISGSASATLTTASTGLLHISGQPRSPVSGEVPAHHDSQVLLLLLNLHQALLAVGGSIAGITRLTLYIVNYNPQQHQQARHVQRFLRSHNPIITSFLSLNSQSLNGDSSSTLKLSSPLPFRGQCPPANRRHGMSLSSALVCPVSRRLINSYTYGYFTKAMLVFKALLG
- a CDS encoding ABC-F family ATP-binding cassette domain-containing protein (COG:E,J;~EggNog:ENOG410PGP5;~InterPro:IPR017871,IPR027417,IPR003593,IPR003439, IPR032781;~PFAM:PF12848,PF00005;~go_function: GO:0005524 - ATP binding [Evidence IEA];~go_function: GO:0016887 - ATPase activity [Evidence IEA]); the encoded protein is MAPSIIATCKQTRFHLLDNNPSQEIDVDGLNVSVVATPDTNDTSTDTSSKPSKPKGKSKAKAEARELVVDAHLRLKPGIHYGFLGRNGTGKSTLLRAMADKLVPGIPHATRIAILQQTDADTNGNLDPGSGNQHATVLERVMGSDTSRNEVVRKMEYLSKSFDSDDPSQPVRAIRTVRHEQLESQLFLAQKNASLKSGARGLQARKDLKAVEGKVQAARKLMEQVKEEIDADAIKADTQSALDTLQDLQSQFEVMKLVDIEQQARQILIGLGFKEVWFTKPFSDLSGGWRMRCMLASVLIQNPDVMILDEPTNFLDLLGVVWLQNYLQQLRDSSETTVVLVSHDRDFINAVCEEIMILRDQKLTYFRGNLSAYEKDFEEQKLYWGRMKEAQERQAAHMEATIRENIKVGKKTNDDNKLRQAKSRQKKVDDWMGIQVSHNGGRFKLNRDLVGWHLNARAEIEVPTDERGASMRLPDAGELRFPGPLISLEGIVFRYKSNEAPVLNGIDFVMHMGDRVGIMGLNGSGKSTLVRLLAGSILPTKGKLTTHSRLKLGYYAQHSIDELQEQGQADPGLTALGLMTKEVGGAFKEGEIRGLLSSMGLQGRIVSDVPVSRLSGGQLVRLALAKVVWNSPHLLILDEITTHLDFHTVAALASALSSFNGAILLISHDRFLVRSVVEGKRDEENSLDDDFEGVDDGQEKLQDRRRTVYVMKAGKPHEQQNGVEQFEESLMKRVLKMLPATR